A part of Paenarthrobacter sp. A20 genomic DNA contains:
- a CDS encoding acetyl-CoA C-acetyltransferase — protein sequence MTEAVIVSTARSPIGRAFKGSLKDERPDDLATAMVQAALAKIPGFDPALDDGRGLDDLLLGCAEPSGEAGSNMARVVAVLAGLDRVPAATINRFCASSLQTLRMAFHAIKSGEANAIVSAGVESVSRYQNWAGAGETDTANHNPLFESAAQRTASRAASNIPWTDPRLGGRLPDIYLSMGQTAENVATSYGISRTEQDEWGVLSQNRAEAAIASGFYARDITPYTRKDGIVVERDDSPRAGVTLDAVSALQPVFRPEGTVTAGNACPLNDGAAAVVVMSDTRARELGLEPLARVVSTGVSALSPELMGMGPVESSRRALALAGMTMNDIDLVELNEAFAVQVVASARELGIDPTKLNVHGGAIALGHPFGMTGARMTSTLLNGLKERDGTLGLATLCVGGGQGMAVVFERLS from the coding sequence ATGACTGAGGCTGTGATTGTTTCCACTGCCCGAAGCCCTATTGGCCGGGCTTTCAAAGGCTCGCTCAAGGACGAACGCCCCGACGACCTCGCAACCGCCATGGTGCAGGCCGCCCTCGCCAAGATCCCCGGTTTTGACCCCGCCTTGGACGACGGACGAGGCCTGGACGACCTCCTCCTGGGCTGTGCAGAACCCAGCGGAGAAGCCGGGTCCAACATGGCCCGCGTGGTTGCCGTCCTCGCGGGGCTCGACCGAGTTCCGGCGGCCACCATCAACCGTTTCTGTGCATCGAGCCTGCAAACCCTGCGAATGGCCTTCCACGCCATCAAATCCGGTGAGGCCAACGCGATCGTCTCCGCCGGAGTGGAGAGTGTCTCCCGATACCAGAATTGGGCGGGCGCCGGCGAAACGGATACCGCCAACCACAACCCACTCTTCGAATCGGCGGCCCAACGCACGGCGTCCCGTGCAGCGTCCAACATTCCGTGGACCGATCCCCGACTGGGCGGCCGCTTGCCGGACATTTACCTTTCCATGGGACAGACCGCCGAGAACGTCGCCACCAGCTACGGCATTAGCCGGACCGAGCAGGACGAGTGGGGCGTACTGAGCCAAAACCGCGCCGAGGCTGCCATCGCTTCAGGCTTCTACGCCCGGGACATCACGCCGTACACCCGCAAAGACGGCATAGTGGTGGAGCGGGACGACTCTCCCCGTGCGGGCGTAACCCTCGACGCCGTATCAGCGCTGCAGCCCGTCTTCCGCCCCGAGGGGACGGTCACCGCCGGCAATGCGTGCCCCCTCAACGACGGCGCCGCGGCGGTGGTTGTCATGAGCGATACCCGGGCACGCGAACTGGGCCTGGAGCCCCTGGCCCGCGTGGTGTCTACCGGCGTGAGCGCCCTCTCCCCCGAACTGATGGGCATGGGGCCCGTGGAGTCCTCCCGGCGTGCATTGGCGTTGGCTGGGATGACCATGAACGACATCGACCTCGTGGAGCTCAACGAAGCCTTCGCCGTGCAGGTGGTGGCAAGTGCGCGTGAGCTGGGCATCGACCCCACCAAGCTCAACGTCCATGGTGGCGCCATCGCCCTGGGACACCCCTTTGGCATGACCGGTGCGCGGATGACCAGCACGTTGCTCAACGGACTGAAGGAGCGGGACGGAACGTTGGGGCTTGCCACGCTCTGTGTTGGCGGCGGGCAGGGAATGGCCGTGGTTTTCGAGCGCCTGAGCTAG
- the galK gene encoding galactokinase, translating into MTTTTDTGVLAARFQETFGAAPDGVWQAPGRVNLIGEHTDYNEGFVLPFAIDKTAKVALRVRDDSTVRLLSMFGGHGLVEADLSDLEPGTGEGWSRYPLGVAWALKERGIDVPGFDLLLDSDVPLGAGLSSSHAIECAVISALNDVTGAGLPAEELVLATQRAENVYVGAPTGIMDQSASLRGAKGQAVFLDCRDQHVDLVPFDAEASGLVLLVIDTKVSHSHADGGYASRRASCELGAEILGVKALRDVGVERLEEASGLLDETTLKRVRHVVTENDRVLQTVEVLGSQGPASIGGLLDASHVSMRDDFEISCPELDLAVDTARANGAIGARMTGGGFGGSAIALTPVGQERQVRDAVVRSFAEAGYTAPDIFTVTPAAGARRLA; encoded by the coding sequence ATGACCACCACGACAGATACCGGCGTCCTCGCCGCCCGCTTCCAGGAAACGTTTGGCGCAGCTCCCGACGGCGTGTGGCAGGCACCGGGCCGCGTCAACCTCATCGGCGAGCATACGGACTACAACGAAGGCTTTGTGTTGCCCTTCGCCATCGACAAGACCGCCAAAGTGGCGTTGCGGGTACGCGACGACTCCACGGTGCGCCTGCTGTCCATGTTCGGTGGCCATGGTTTGGTGGAAGCTGACCTCTCCGACCTGGAGCCGGGCACGGGAGAAGGCTGGTCCCGCTACCCGCTCGGTGTTGCCTGGGCGTTGAAGGAGCGCGGCATCGACGTGCCCGGCTTCGACCTCCTGCTCGACTCCGATGTGCCCTTGGGCGCCGGCCTCTCTTCCTCCCACGCCATTGAATGCGCCGTCATCAGCGCCCTGAATGATGTGACCGGAGCCGGCCTTCCGGCCGAGGAACTGGTGCTGGCTACCCAGCGTGCCGAAAACGTGTACGTTGGCGCACCCACTGGAATCATGGACCAGTCAGCCTCCCTGCGCGGCGCCAAGGGACAGGCCGTCTTCCTGGACTGCCGCGACCAGCACGTGGACCTGGTCCCGTTCGACGCAGAGGCCTCAGGGCTCGTGCTGCTGGTCATCGACACCAAGGTGTCGCACTCGCACGCCGACGGCGGTTATGCCTCCCGTCGCGCTTCCTGCGAGTTGGGCGCCGAAATCCTCGGGGTCAAAGCACTGCGCGACGTCGGCGTTGAACGTTTGGAGGAGGCCTCCGGGTTGCTGGATGAGACCACGCTGAAACGCGTCCGCCATGTCGTCACCGAAAACGACCGCGTGCTGCAGACCGTGGAAGTCCTGGGCAGCCAGGGTCCCGCCAGCATCGGTGGCCTTTTGGATGCCAGCCACGTTTCGATGCGCGACGACTTTGAGATCTCCTGCCCTGAGCTGGACCTCGCCGTGGACACCGCGCGAGCCAACGGCGCCATCGGCGCCCGCATGACCGGCGGCGGTTTCGGTGGCTCAGCCATCGCACTTACTCCAGTGGGCCAGGAGCGGCAGGTGCGGGACGCCGTCGTGCGTTCCTTCGCGGAGGCGGGCTACACCGCACCGGACATCTTCACCGTGACTCCGGCGGCGGGCGCCCGTCGTTTGGCCTGA
- the galT gene encoding galactose-1-phosphate uridylyltransferase has product MSRITSTRLADSRELIYFDDPRTPERTPESLVDHRELPARGEPGEVRYDALSGDWVAVAAHRQARTHLPPADQCPICPTTAANPSEIPASDYDVVVFENRFPSLGPALGDIPPLPAPGTSGHGTTGPAYGRCEVVAFTPEHTGSFAELGETRARTVIEAWAQRTEALSALPGIKQVFPFENRGADIGVTLHHPHGQIYAYPYVTPRAAQLGAVARKYYDDVDAKETLAASLLRAEREDGSRMVLEAEHFSAYVPFAARWPLEIHLVPHRSVPDLAALTGEERDELSHVYLDLLKRLDSLYPTPMPYISAWHQAPLDPALRPAGQLHLQLTSPRRAADKLKYLAGSEAAMGAFINDTTPEAVAERLRSVAAAPASPKTLEGTRA; this is encoded by the coding sequence ATGAGTCGCATCACCAGCACCCGCCTCGCGGACAGCCGCGAGCTGATCTACTTCGACGACCCCCGAACCCCGGAGCGAACACCGGAATCACTGGTGGACCACCGCGAGCTTCCGGCGCGCGGAGAGCCCGGCGAAGTCAGGTATGACGCCCTGTCAGGTGACTGGGTGGCAGTAGCGGCCCACCGCCAGGCCCGCACGCACCTTCCCCCTGCCGACCAGTGCCCCATTTGCCCCACGACCGCAGCGAATCCTTCGGAAATTCCGGCCTCGGACTATGACGTCGTGGTGTTCGAGAACCGCTTCCCGTCACTGGGGCCGGCCCTTGGCGACATTCCCCCGCTCCCGGCACCGGGCACCAGCGGCCATGGCACTACCGGCCCCGCCTACGGCCGCTGCGAAGTTGTTGCCTTCACCCCGGAGCACACGGGCTCCTTCGCTGAGCTTGGCGAGACGCGCGCCCGCACGGTCATAGAGGCCTGGGCGCAGCGGACGGAGGCGCTCAGCGCACTGCCGGGCATCAAGCAGGTATTCCCCTTCGAGAACCGCGGCGCGGACATCGGCGTCACCCTGCACCACCCGCACGGCCAGATCTACGCCTACCCGTACGTCACGCCGCGCGCCGCCCAGCTTGGCGCCGTGGCCCGGAAGTATTACGACGACGTCGACGCTAAGGAAACGCTGGCGGCCTCGCTCCTCAGGGCCGAACGTGAAGACGGCAGCCGCATGGTGCTGGAGGCCGAACACTTCAGTGCCTACGTCCCCTTTGCAGCGCGTTGGCCCCTGGAAATCCATTTGGTCCCCCACCGCAGCGTCCCTGACCTTGCGGCCCTTACGGGCGAAGAACGCGATGAGCTCTCGCACGTCTACCTTGACCTGCTCAAGCGCCTCGACTCCCTCTACCCCACGCCCATGCCGTACATCTCGGCATGGCACCAAGCACCGCTGGATCCGGCACTTCGTCCTGCGGGCCAGCTTCACCTGCAGCTGACCTCGCCCCGCCGCGCTGCCGATAAGCTCAAGTACCTGGCCGGCTCAGAGGCCGCCATGGGAGCGTTCATCAACGACACCACCCCGGAAGCCGTTGCGGAGCGCCTCCGCAGCGTCGCCGCAGCACCGGCATCGCCCAAGACCCTGGAAGGCACCCGAGCATGA
- a CDS encoding aldose 1-epimerase family protein — protein sequence MPASPSPAENALQSEPRRFATGRQFEIRRGDALAVITELAAGLRLYSKGGVQLTESYGDEEIPPGATGITLAPWANRVEDGVWHLDGRKQQLDITEVPRNNASHGLLRNTAYSLVDESEFSVTLEATVFPQHGYPFLVRHQVRYELDEALDLRVWQSLVNDSQESAPYVLGAHPYLRLGDVAPEDLVLRVQAKTRLVADERLIPRSTAAVEGEYDLSAGTAVGNLLIDVALTDLTYDGGVARHTLTAPDGRSVSLEQDENCRYVHVFVTDTFPGRSKAVAIEPMTGPANAFNSGDGLRWLAPAETFTMTWGITASL from the coding sequence ATGCCTGCCTCGCCATCGCCTGCTGAAAACGCACTCCAATCCGAACCCCGCCGTTTCGCCACCGGCCGTCAATTCGAAATCCGTCGCGGCGATGCGCTCGCCGTCATTACCGAGCTCGCGGCAGGCCTGCGGCTCTATTCCAAGGGCGGCGTGCAGCTGACGGAAAGCTACGGCGACGAAGAGATTCCTCCCGGCGCCACGGGCATCACCCTGGCGCCCTGGGCAAACAGGGTGGAAGACGGCGTCTGGCACCTCGACGGCCGGAAGCAGCAGCTCGACATCACCGAGGTCCCACGCAACAACGCCAGCCACGGCCTGCTGCGCAACACTGCGTATTCCCTGGTGGACGAGTCCGAGTTCTCCGTGACGCTGGAGGCCACCGTTTTTCCGCAGCACGGCTACCCCTTCCTGGTAAGGCACCAGGTTCGCTACGAGCTGGATGAAGCTTTGGACCTCCGCGTCTGGCAGTCCTTGGTCAATGATTCCCAGGAGAGTGCGCCCTATGTTCTCGGAGCGCATCCATACCTTCGCCTTGGGGACGTCGCCCCAGAGGACCTGGTCCTGAGGGTGCAGGCAAAGACCCGGCTGGTGGCCGACGAGCGACTGATTCCCCGCAGCACCGCTGCGGTGGAGGGCGAGTACGACCTCTCAGCCGGTACCGCCGTCGGGAATCTGTTGATTGATGTCGCCTTGACGGACCTGACGTACGACGGCGGCGTGGCCCGCCACACGCTGACCGCGCCGGATGGGCGCAGCGTGAGCCTCGAGCAGGACGAGAACTGCCGATACGTCCACGTTTTCGTCACCGACACCTTCCCCGGCCGCTCCAAAGCAGTTGCCATTGAACCTATGACCGGCCCGGCGAACGCCTTCAACAGCGGCGACGGGCTGCGGTGGCTGGCTCCTGCTGAGACGTTCACGATGACGTGGGGGATCACCGCATCCCTCTAG
- a CDS encoding AI-2E family transporter, which translates to MTPTPDAKSRSDRQIAEDIPYGVRIAAAWSWRAGLILLMIGALVWLLGKVSFLIIPVMVAALLAGLLYPVVAWLRGRKVPNGAAVAITVVAFIGVIAGALALVGRQLASGFGELWQEALAGIQQIQTWLADGPLHLTADQIDQYIADGANALQNNSSSILSGALSFGSTAGHFAAGLVLALFILIFFLLEGSRIWAFLVRLLPRTARKATDGAGRRGWTSMVSYVRIQMFVAFVDAVGIGVGAAIIQVPLALPLAVLVFIGSFIPVVGALVTGAIAVLLALVANGPINALIMLAIVLLVQQLESHILQPLVMGKAVSLHPVAVILSVAAGSYLAGIPGALFAVPLLAVVNTAVRYIAGRTWEHDEGLGGLELQPATASAGPAEDANFKEVHLPKPESRLGRGIAGKNKAAGRPSAEDPAADTTKGE; encoded by the coding sequence ATGACGCCAACACCGGACGCCAAATCCCGCTCTGACCGCCAAATTGCCGAAGACATCCCCTACGGGGTGCGCATTGCTGCTGCCTGGTCGTGGCGGGCAGGACTGATCTTGCTCATGATCGGCGCCTTGGTCTGGCTGCTGGGCAAGGTCAGCTTCCTCATCATCCCGGTCATGGTGGCTGCCCTTCTGGCCGGCCTGCTGTATCCGGTGGTGGCCTGGCTCCGCGGCCGCAAGGTGCCTAACGGGGCTGCCGTCGCCATCACCGTAGTGGCCTTCATCGGCGTCATCGCCGGCGCGCTCGCCCTGGTGGGAAGGCAGCTTGCCTCCGGCTTCGGCGAGCTCTGGCAGGAGGCCTTGGCCGGAATCCAACAGATCCAGACGTGGTTGGCAGATGGTCCCCTCCACCTGACGGCAGACCAAATCGACCAGTACATTGCCGATGGCGCCAACGCGCTGCAAAACAACAGCAGCAGCATCCTCAGTGGCGCCCTGTCCTTTGGCAGCACCGCCGGACACTTTGCCGCGGGACTCGTCCTGGCACTCTTCATCCTCATCTTCTTCCTGCTCGAGGGCAGCCGCATTTGGGCCTTCCTGGTCCGTCTCCTGCCCAGGACCGCGCGAAAGGCCACTGACGGCGCCGGGCGTCGTGGGTGGACGTCCATGGTCAGCTACGTGCGTATCCAAATGTTCGTGGCGTTCGTGGATGCTGTGGGCATTGGTGTGGGTGCGGCCATCATCCAGGTTCCCCTGGCACTTCCCTTGGCAGTCCTGGTGTTCATCGGCTCCTTCATCCCGGTAGTGGGTGCCCTTGTTACGGGAGCCATTGCGGTGCTTCTTGCGCTGGTAGCCAACGGGCCCATCAACGCGCTCATCATGCTGGCAATCGTCCTGCTGGTCCAGCAGCTCGAAAGCCACATCCTGCAGCCGCTGGTGATGGGCAAGGCCGTGTCGCTGCACCCCGTAGCCGTGATCCTCTCGGTGGCCGCGGGCTCCTACCTCGCAGGCATCCCGGGAGCACTGTTCGCGGTCCCGTTGCTCGCCGTAGTAAATACGGCGGTTCGGTACATTGCCGGGCGGACGTGGGAACATGATGAAGGATTGGGCGGTTTGGAGCTTCAACCGGCTACCGCTTCTGCGGGGCCGGCCGAAGACGCCAACTTCAAGGAGGTTCACCTCCCCAAGCCCGAATCCCGCCTCGGAAGAGGCATCGCAGGCAAGAACAAGGCCGCAGGACGCCCCTCTGCTGAGGACCCTGCCGCCGACACCACCAAAGGAGAATAG
- the ilvA gene encoding threonine ammonia-lyase, which yields MNTLETLPVTLDDVLKAQELLEGIITKTPVESSRALGSLVGGNVFFKCENLQRAGSFKVRGAYVRMARLTEDEKKRGVVAASAGNHAQGVAVAAKSLGINARIYMPLGVALPKLAATRSHGAEVILHGHNVDEALAEAQRYANETGAVFVHPFDNVDVVAGQGTIGLEILDQIPNVDTILMGVGGGGLLAGVAVAIKARAKELGREIRVIGVQAENAAAYPPSLAADALVPLKKVTTMADGIAVGRPGQLPFSIIRELVDDVVTVSEDSLARALIFLLERAKMVVEPAGAVGVAALMDGKIENPGNTAVVLSGGNIDPMLMLKVIQRGLSAAGRFMTVRMMLDDRPGSLATIARIIAENDANVTGLDHTRLGGSISMGDVSITINLETKGHEHGEQVLGALRAEGFQPIVVH from the coding sequence GTGAATACCCTCGAAACCCTGCCCGTCACGCTGGACGATGTCCTCAAGGCGCAGGAGCTGCTCGAGGGCATTATTACCAAGACTCCGGTGGAGTCGTCCCGTGCCCTGGGCAGCCTCGTGGGCGGCAACGTCTTCTTCAAATGTGAGAACCTGCAGCGCGCAGGCTCCTTCAAGGTTCGCGGCGCCTACGTGCGCATGGCCCGGCTGACGGAAGACGAAAAGAAGCGTGGCGTGGTGGCGGCCTCCGCCGGTAACCACGCCCAAGGCGTCGCGGTAGCTGCGAAGAGCCTGGGCATCAATGCCCGCATCTACATGCCCCTCGGTGTTGCGCTTCCCAAGCTGGCCGCCACGCGCAGCCACGGCGCTGAAGTCATCCTGCACGGCCACAACGTGGACGAGGCACTGGCCGAAGCACAACGGTACGCCAACGAAACAGGCGCCGTCTTTGTGCACCCCTTTGACAACGTGGACGTTGTTGCCGGCCAAGGCACCATCGGACTGGAGATCCTGGACCAGATTCCCAACGTGGACACCATCCTCATGGGCGTTGGGGGCGGTGGACTGCTGGCCGGCGTGGCCGTGGCCATCAAAGCCAGGGCCAAGGAACTTGGCCGGGAAATCCGCGTCATCGGTGTCCAGGCCGAAAACGCGGCGGCCTACCCGCCGTCGCTGGCCGCTGACGCCCTGGTGCCGCTCAAGAAGGTCACCACCATGGCGGACGGCATCGCAGTCGGCCGGCCCGGACAGCTGCCCTTCAGCATCATCCGCGAGCTCGTGGACGATGTTGTCACTGTCAGCGAAGACTCCCTTGCCCGGGCGCTGATCTTCCTTCTCGAGCGGGCCAAAATGGTGGTTGAGCCCGCCGGTGCCGTCGGAGTAGCCGCGCTGATGGATGGCAAGATCGAGAACCCGGGGAACACCGCCGTCGTGCTGTCCGGCGGCAACATCGATCCCATGCTCATGCTCAAAGTCATCCAGCGCGGTTTGTCGGCCGCAGGCCGTTTCATGACCGTCCGCATGATGCTGGATGACCGTCCCGGTTCGCTGGCCACGATCGCGCGCATCATTGCCGAAAACGATGCCAACGTCACTGGACTGGACCACACCCGTTTGGGCGGTTCCATCAGCATGGGGGACGTCTCCATCACCATCAACCTGGAAACCAAAGGCCACGAACACGGGGAGCAGGTTCTCGGCGCACTGCGGGCCGAGGGCTTCCAGCCCATCGTGGTGCACTGA